The following nucleotide sequence is from Trifolium pratense cultivar HEN17-A07 linkage group LG2, ARS_RC_1.1, whole genome shotgun sequence.
TTCGGAGCCAACGGCTTTCAGAAGAGCTGAGAAGAATTACAAGCTCTACTACGATAACAATGCTTCATTCAAGAACaaaaagtattttaattttaaattaatttaatttcatataattgtAGTTGATTTTCACTTTATTGTTCCTTTCGGATCCTAATTGCAATTTTCTTTCTTCACAGGAATAAAAAACCTAAACCTGTGGACTTAACGGAAGTACTTGACTtcaaatcaattctagaatgtCATCACCGGAACGGTGAGCTTCCTCATGGTGTTATTGCTCTTCAGGACAAGTTCAATTCTCCAGTGTTCTCTTTGCAGAATCACCCTGGTAAATTTTATTCTACATTTGCTACTTAACtaatcatataagtgcttatgtataagctatttttataacacGATTTAAATAATGTCGAGCTATTGTTATATAAGTGATAAGCtacgagtttatgaaaataagttgtttccataaactctcTCGAACAGTCTAACAAGTGTTCGTGTtagtagataagttcaaataagtcaattcaaacaggCATAGTAACTGATTGGAAACTAACTGATCATTTACAATTTACAACATACAAGTGCATACTAACTGAATGGTGATGCTTATTGTGCAGGCTTTTATTTTATCCCTGGGGCATTAAGCATAGAGAAACAATGCGATTTGATAAGGGAGAGTTTGGTTGATTTTCCGCAGCCACCTAACAGAACAAATCACAATGCTATATATGGTCCTATACACAATTTATTTCTTGCGGCTAAAGAAGGGAAAGTTTTGGTTGAAGAGAAATCTCTAATTACTTCGAATGAACCTAGTCTTGATTCCGGTTGTAGGGACGGTGAGGAATGGAAGTTTACCACGGAAAAGGAAGCGTCCTTGAGAAAATGCAAATCTGTTTCTGGTTCTTCTTTGCTGCGAAAGTTGCGATGGAGCACCCTTGGCCTACAGTTTGATTGGTCTAATGTGAGTTATGATTTGTCCTTCAAATTTTTTCAGCCacatttagatttaaatttaaatttgaattatatGCTTATTTTGTTTGGAATATAAAACATCATACCTGCTAATGTTTACTATTACATGTTTGCTTTGGAGAATAGTAATCGGTTACTTGACTCCCAATGATGTATTGCATAGCATACATCCGTTTTTAGCTAGAGAGGAACTCTCTTTTTAGTTGTGACTGAGATGCAAGAAAATT
It contains:
- the LOC123908878 gene encoding alpha-ketoglutarate-dependent dioxygenase alkB, which gives rise to MYGSENNREDSEPTAFRRAEKNYKLYYDNNASFKNKKNKKPKPVDLTEVLDFKSILECHHRNGELPHGVIALQDKFNSPVFSLQNHPGFYFIPGALSIEKQCDLIRESLVDFPQPPNRTNHNAIYGPIHNLFLAAKEGKVLVEEKSLITSNEPSLDSGCRDGEEWKFTTEKEASLRKCKSVSGSSLLRKLRWSTLGLQFDWSNRNYNVSLQHNKIPEALCELAKQLAKPALPAGVEFQPEAAIVNYFASGDTLGGHLDDMEADWSKPIVSLSLGCKAIFLLGGKSREDAPIAMFLRSGDVVLMAGEARECFHGVPRIFADKENADIGHLETQLTQEDDLCFLKYIQTSRININIRQVF